One segment of Campylobacter sp. CNRCH_2014_0184h DNA contains the following:
- a CDS encoding helix-turn-helix domain-containing protein: MDMDNIVICKASDLEDIFKKILKENELIKNKTDENLNVQQASNYLKISTSKLYKDCNLGKVPFCKIGKKLVFKKDDLDEYLKLNSSKNSLKF; this comes from the coding sequence ATGGATATGGATAATATAGTAATTTGCAAAGCTAGTGATCTTGAAGATATTTTTAAAAAGATTTTAAAAGAAAATGAATTAATCAAGAATAAAACTGATGAAAATTTAAATGTACAACAGGCTTCAAATTATTTAAAAATAAGCACTTCAAAACTTTACAAGGATTGTAATTTAGGAAAAGTTCCTTTTTGTAAAATTGGTAAAAAACTTGTTTTTAAAAAAGATGATCTTGATGAATATTTAAAACTTAATAGCTCTAAAAATAGTTTAAAATTTTAA
- a CDS encoding recombinase RecT translates to MKYYLSVVTKYDLDPFLRQVFFVPHRAKVTKNGKDVWVEKIEPLVGRDGFLAIAHKSGKFGGIRSYSEIKNYPKLVNNQWQYTQDLVAICEVYRTDTNKPFIVEVAYSEYAQKTLKMPTI, encoded by the coding sequence ATAAAATATTACCTTAGTGTTGTAACTAAATATGATCTAGATCCTTTCTTACGCCAAGTATTTTTTGTTCCTCATAGGGCAAAAGTTACAAAAAATGGTAAAGATGTGTGGGTTGAAAAAATAGAACCTTTAGTGGGTAGAGATGGCTTTTTGGCTATTGCTCACAAAAGCGGAAAATTTGGTGGTATTCGTTCTTATAGTGAGATTAAAAACTATCCAAAATTAGTGAATAATCAATGGCAATACACTCAAGATTTGGTTGCAATTTGTGAGGTTTATAGAACTGATACAAATAAGCCTTTTATAGTTGAAGTTGCATATAGTGAATATGCGCAAAAAACATTGAAAATGCCTACAATCTAG
- a CDS encoding tyrosine-type recombinase/integrase: MKNLVKIKEYKGIYFIDKDKKLEDIKEISLVELQRRLTIPYELAIRYYEGKKSSYEIFPILNNTQTLKKNCELIALQRINGKFAKKFKVKEPKLNEVFEEWISMRKNTISKKHYEVTIFSYNAHIKDVIGNIKIKQVKLKDMQNIVNKMIDQGKSPRTTKTIKDILSPVFEFAIKNDYIEKNIAREIEIQKFDNKRYFTIDDEDRNALYKAIINYENLMIRAMFIFLLHGRRKSEVLTLKWDNIDFANKIYFLPSSQNKSRKNLQFPLSSLQIEALKSIGVKNKGYIFIKEDGNPYKDIRWHWDKINQKLKTPIRLHDLRHLIGYIGINMGISLEAIGEALGHSSIGVTKRYANIKNETINNTLNAIFSNFKTEKH, encoded by the coding sequence TTGAAAAATCTAGTAAAAATAAAAGAATATAAGGGTATATATTTTATAGACAAAGATAAGAAATTAGAGGATATAAAAGAAATTAGCTTAGTAGAATTACAAAGAAGATTAACTATACCATACGAATTAGCTATAAGATATTATGAAGGAAAAAAATCAAGCTATGAGATATTTCCTATTTTAAATAACACCCAGACCCTTAAAAAGAATTGTGAGTTAATTGCCTTGCAAAGAATTAATGGAAAATTTGCAAAGAAATTTAAAGTTAAAGAACCTAAACTAAATGAAGTGTTTGAAGAATGGATTAGTATGCGAAAAAATACTATTTCTAAAAAACATTACGAGGTAACCATATTTTCATATAATGCACATATAAAAGATGTTATAGGAAACATCAAAATAAAACAAGTCAAATTAAAAGATATGCAAAATATTGTCAATAAAATGATTGATCAAGGCAAATCTCCAAGAACAACAAAAACAATAAAAGATATACTTTCTCCAGTATTTGAATTTGCTATTAAAAATGATTATATAGAAAAAAATATAGCAAGAGAAATAGAGATACAAAAATTTGATAACAAAAGATATTTTACTATTGATGATGAGGATAGAAATGCTCTTTATAAAGCTATTATAAATTATGAAAATTTAATGATAAGAGCTATGTTTATATTTCTTTTACATGGAAGAAGAAAAAGTGAAGTTCTTACATTAAAATGGGACAATATTGACTTTGCTAATAAAATTTATTTTTTACCTTCAAGCCAAAACAAATCAAGGAAAAACTTACAATTTCCATTAAGTTCTTTACAAATAGAAGCTTTAAAAAGCATTGGAGTAAAAAATAAAGGATATATTTTTATTAAAGAAGATGGAAACCCCTATAAAGATATAAGATGGCATTGGGATAAAATAAATCAAAAATTAAAAACTCCTATTAGATTACATGACTTAAGACATTTAATAGGATATATAGGTATTAATATGGGTATATCTTTAGAAGCTATTGGAGAAGCATTAGGACATTCAAGCATAGGAGTTACAAAAAGATATGCAAATATTAAAAATGAAACTATTAATAATACTCTAAATGCTATTTTTAGTAATTTTAAAACTGAAAAACACTAA
- a CDS encoding DUF4433 domain-containing protein — MNNIPEKIKRVNIKDGKLLYHLTPLENLESMIRNGLKPRSNLDKEKFIDTANSDIINKRSKMKLTDYVPFLLYPMDPMMEV, encoded by the coding sequence GTGAATAATATACCGGAAAAAATTAAAAGAGTAAATATTAAAGATGGGAAGCTTTTATATCATCTAACACCATTAGAAAATTTAGAAAGTATGATTAGAAATGGTTTAAAACCAAGAAGTAACCTTGATAAAGAAAAATTTATAGATACAGCAAATTCTGATATTATTAACAAAAGAAGTAAAATGAAACTTACTGATTATGTTCCTTTTCTTTTATATCCAATGGACCCTATGATGGAAGTGTAA
- a CDS encoding helix-turn-helix domain-containing protein: protein MFGENLKSLRKENNITQKDLAEILNVQQSTISLWETNASKPSIDIIEILCKKFGFSSDELIFGAQDYKENECKKHINRLCLELGYEESMQEILKNLRIKKITSLVRTVKGKTFIQKFSEAWNGNGERMLVLLYYFILYINKIENTPKNKQDFIDIISDFTLPKKIEIKHLLALKKDDMDRLVSWVLSNLDDLEIQILFNDLKEKVLKIIEEELNIINRNLVKI from the coding sequence ATGTTTGGAGAAAATCTAAAATCTCTTAGAAAAGAAAATAATATTACGCAAAAAGACTTAGCTGAAATTTTAAATGTACAACAATCAACCATTAGTCTTTGGGAAACAAATGCCTCAAAACCTAGTATAGATATTATTGAAATATTGTGTAAGAAATTTGGATTTAGTTCAGATGAATTAATATTTGGAGCGCAAGATTATAAAGAAAATGAATGCAAAAAACATATCAATAGATTGTGTTTGGAGCTAGGCTATGAAGAATCTATGCAAGAAATTTTAAAAAATTTAAGAATTAAAAAAATAACTTCTCTTGTTAGGACAGTAAAAGGAAAAACTTTTATTCAGAAATTTTCAGAAGCTTGGAATGGAAATGGAGAAAGAATGTTAGTTCTTCTATATTATTTTATTTTGTATATTAATAAAATAGAAAACACTCCAAAAAATAAACAAGATTTTATAGACATAATATCAGATTTTACCTTGCCTAAAAAAATAGAAATAAAGCATTTATTAGCACTTAAAAAAGATGATATGGATAGACTTGTGTCTTGGGTATTGAGTAATTTAGATGATTTAGAAATTCAAATTTTATTTAATGATTTAAAGGAAAAAGTGTTAAAAATTATTGAAGAAGAGTTGAATATCATCAATAGAAATTTGGTTAAAATATAA
- a CDS encoding AAA family ATPase — MEFEKYIVKSIDFQTLNPQEWFIKNLIPKRSLGVLYGSSGSGKTLIAIYLIKNILKDHNIKISYINADMDLLNLKNYGIDELKNNFKEKFECLNIVGCDNKYQIYKDYLESFSKTNLNNIFIVDSFNSIYPKIGNLLNLNVLYKIEQKLRSRGATFLFIHHTNKKGIFGDSQQIVDYADYTFQCFSNLEKKSILLVPKKSSRYESLKDKAFLFDGLKIIGTTEVEEMILSEFESKFIDLVFEILKIGTIKQNELIDIVYRDRRTRFGKNRIRILLQKHAKNPNGKWCMKQEPCDNNSIYYYLRKNKNEEK, encoded by the coding sequence ATGGAATTTGAAAAATATATTGTAAAATCAATAGATTTTCAAACTTTAAATCCTCAGGAATGGTTTATCAAAAATTTAATACCCAAGCGTTCTTTGGGTGTTCTATATGGCTCTAGTGGTTCTGGAAAAACACTAATAGCCATTTATTTAATAAAAAATATATTAAAAGATCATAATATTAAAATTTCATATATCAATGCGGACATGGATCTTTTAAATTTAAAAAATTATGGTATTGATGAATTAAAGAATAATTTTAAAGAAAAATTCGAATGCTTAAATATAGTTGGATGTGACAATAAATATCAAATCTATAAGGATTATCTAGAAAGTTTTTCAAAAACTAACTTGAATAATATTTTTATAGTCGATTCTTTTAACTCTATTTATCCAAAAATAGGTAATTTGCTAAATTTAAATGTTCTATATAAAATAGAACAAAAACTTAGAAGCAGAGGAGCTACATTTTTATTTATACATCATACAAACAAAAAGGGAATTTTTGGCGATTCTCAACAAATAGTAGATTATGCTGATTATACTTTTCAATGTTTTTCAAATTTAGAAAAAAAATCTATTTTATTGGTACCAAAGAAATCAAGCAGATATGAATCATTAAAAGACAAAGCTTTTCTCTTTGATGGATTAAAAATTATTGGAACAACAGAAGTCGAAGAGATGATATTGAGTGAATTTGAAAGTAAATTTATTGATTTGGTTTTTGAAATTTTAAAAATAGGAACTATAAAACAAAATGAACTAATAGATATTGTTTATAGAGATAGAAGAACCCGTTTTGGAAAAAATAGAATTAGAATTCTATTACAAAAGCATGCTAAAAATCCTAATGGAAAATGGTGTATGAAACAAGAACCTTGTGACAATAATTCTATTTATTACTATCTTAGAAAAAATAAAAATGAGGAAAAATAA